The proteins below are encoded in one region of Polynucleobacter sp. AP-Elch-400A-B2:
- the lpdA gene encoding dihydrolipoyl dehydrogenase, with protein sequence MSQSFDVVVIGGGPGGYIAAIRAAQLGFKVACAESNSFDDPKGEIRLGGTCLNVGCIPSKALLASSEEFEKVSHHLADHGITVGSVKLDSGKMIARKDAIVTKMTAGIQFLFRKNKITLLKGHASFEGKGTDGYQVKINGKDKEVITAKNVIIATGSKARHLPGIPVDNVLISDNEGGLKFDSIPKKLGVIGAGVIGLELGSVWRRVGSDVTILEALPTFLGACDQGIAKEAHKIFIKQGLKMNMGVKIGEVKADKKGVVVNYTDSEGKAQKLECDRLIVSVGRVPNTDKLGLDKIGLKVDERGFIPVDDHTCATAAPGVYAVGDVVRGPMLAHKAEDEGVLVAEIIAGQKPHIDYNCIPWVIYTDPEIAWVGRTEEQLKQAGIAYKAGQFPFAANGRALGMDRADGFVKVLADEKTDEILGVHIIGPNASDLIAEAAVAMEFKAAAEDIARICHPHPSLSEVVREAALATDKRALNM encoded by the coding sequence ATGAGCCAATCATTTGACGTAGTAGTAATCGGCGGTGGCCCTGGTGGTTACATCGCTGCGATTCGTGCGGCGCAACTCGGCTTTAAGGTTGCCTGCGCTGAATCAAATTCTTTTGACGATCCAAAGGGTGAAATACGCCTTGGCGGAACTTGCTTGAACGTCGGCTGTATTCCTTCTAAAGCCTTGCTTGCCTCTTCTGAAGAGTTTGAGAAAGTTAGTCATCACCTAGCAGACCACGGCATTACCGTTGGATCAGTGAAGTTAGATTCCGGCAAGATGATTGCTCGTAAAGATGCGATTGTGACCAAGATGACTGCTGGTATTCAGTTCTTGTTTCGTAAAAACAAAATTACCTTATTAAAAGGCCATGCGTCTTTTGAAGGTAAGGGTACTGATGGTTATCAAGTCAAAATTAACGGTAAAGATAAAGAAGTGATTACCGCTAAAAACGTGATCATTGCTACTGGATCTAAAGCGCGTCATTTGCCAGGCATTCCTGTTGATAACGTGTTGATAAGCGATAACGAAGGAGGTCTCAAGTTTGATTCCATTCCGAAGAAGCTTGGCGTCATTGGTGCTGGTGTAATCGGCCTGGAGCTCGGATCTGTATGGCGCCGTGTTGGTTCTGATGTGACGATTCTGGAGGCGCTCCCCACTTTCTTGGGTGCATGTGATCAAGGTATTGCAAAAGAAGCACACAAGATCTTCATCAAGCAAGGCCTCAAGATGAATATGGGCGTCAAAATTGGTGAAGTTAAGGCAGATAAAAAAGGTGTTGTAGTTAACTACACTGATAGCGAAGGCAAGGCTCAGAAGTTGGAGTGCGATCGTTTAATCGTTTCTGTTGGCAGGGTTCCCAATACGGACAAACTAGGTCTCGATAAGATCGGTCTAAAAGTGGATGAGCGTGGGTTTATTCCAGTTGATGACCATACTTGTGCAACAGCAGCGCCTGGCGTTTACGCTGTGGGTGATGTCGTGCGTGGGCCGATGTTGGCTCATAAAGCTGAAGACGAAGGTGTGCTCGTTGCTGAAATTATTGCTGGTCAAAAACCACATATTGATTACAACTGTATCCCTTGGGTGATTTATACCGATCCTGAAATTGCTTGGGTTGGTAGAACTGAAGAGCAGCTTAAGCAGGCTGGTATTGCTTATAAAGCAGGACAGTTCCCATTCGCAGCGAACGGTCGTGCCCTAGGCATGGATCGTGCTGATGGTTTTGTCAAAGTATTGGCCGATGAAAAAACAGATGAAATCTTGGGCGTTCACATCATTGGACCGAATGCTTCTGACTTAATTGCTGAAGCGGCCGTAGCAATGGAATTTAAAGCAGCAGCAGAAGATATTGCACGTATCTGTCATCCACATCCAAGTCTATCGGAAGTGGTTCGCGAGGCAGCATTAGCGACGGATAAACGTGCATTAAACATGTAA
- the zapE gene encoding cell division protein ZapE translates to MKALEYYHQELKARGYQSDPAQLAAIERLQRCEDEWVAYKEIRNSGLKKKLFKPKLPRGVYLWGGVGRGKSFLMDIFFAASPLEKKIRIHFHEFMREVHRELHELSGMADPLDELAKRIANRYRLICFDEFHINDIADAMILYRLLSALFEDRVQFVMTSNYQPNQLYPNGLHRDRLLPAIKLLEEQLDVMNVDAGNDYRRVQMAQVEAYLTPVNAANHAILMQMFKGLIGNEKETARPVLRIESRELRPVHMAEGVVWFDFQTLCCGPRSQNDYLEIAKLFHTVILSGVPYMPPRMTNEARRFIWLIDVLYDHKIKLIISAEVPAADLYTEGQITSEFSRTVSRLIEMQSRDYLDAPRRVIDTSLT, encoded by the coding sequence TTGAAAGCATTAGAGTACTACCATCAAGAGTTAAAGGCGCGCGGGTATCAAAGCGATCCCGCGCAGCTCGCTGCTATTGAGCGTTTGCAGCGCTGCGAAGATGAGTGGGTTGCTTACAAAGAAATTCGCAACAGTGGTTTAAAAAAGAAACTCTTTAAACCAAAACTCCCTCGTGGCGTCTACTTATGGGGCGGAGTCGGTCGCGGCAAATCCTTTTTGATGGATATCTTTTTTGCTGCATCCCCTCTAGAGAAAAAGATCCGTATTCATTTTCATGAATTTATGCGAGAAGTGCATCGCGAGCTTCATGAGCTCTCTGGTATGGCAGATCCACTGGATGAACTTGCCAAAAGAATTGCCAATAGATACCGGCTCATCTGTTTTGATGAGTTTCATATTAATGACATTGCCGATGCCATGATTTTGTATCGCTTGCTGAGCGCACTCTTTGAAGATCGCGTCCAGTTTGTGATGACCTCAAATTATCAGCCTAACCAGCTTTATCCCAACGGCTTGCATCGCGATCGCTTGCTGCCGGCTATTAAGCTATTGGAGGAGCAGCTTGATGTCATGAATGTCGATGCTGGCAATGACTATCGCCGCGTGCAGATGGCTCAAGTTGAGGCTTACCTGACACCAGTTAATGCCGCAAACCATGCGATCTTGATGCAGATGTTTAAAGGCTTAATTGGTAATGAAAAAGAGACTGCCCGTCCAGTACTGCGGATTGAATCTCGAGAGCTAAGGCCCGTACATATGGCCGAAGGGGTGGTTTGGTTTGATTTTCAAACACTGTGCTGTGGCCCAAGGTCACAAAACGACTATTTGGAGATTGCTAAGCTGTTTCATACGGTAATTTTGTCTGGGGTGCCTTATATGCCCCCCAGAATGACCAATGAAGCTCGCCGCTTTATTTGGCTGATTGACGTTCTCTATGACCATAAAATCAAACTAATCATCTCTGCAGAGGTCCCGGCGGCCGATTTATATACCGAGGGCCAGATTACCAGTGAGTTCTCCAGAACGGTTTCTCGTTTAATTGAGATGCAGTCTCGTGATTACCTGGATGCACCTCGCCGGGTAATTGATACCAGCTTGACCTAA
- a CDS encoding 3',5'-nucleoside bisphosphate phosphatase produces MTSNSSLNADLHCHSVVSDGTLTPEQLAERAYANGVRLWALTDHDELGGQARAQIAASALGMDYLPGVEISVTWMGQTIHIVGLGIDASHTGILEGLRRTREGRGNRAKQMAEQLLKAGIPGAYEGALLFAGNQELISRTHFARFLVEQGICKDTDQVFKRYLVEDKPGYVPHLWATLDDAVAWIKRAGGAAVIAHPGRYKLNAMQMDELYKHFKEIGGMAIEVITGSHSPNQYQTYGKIAQHYGFLASRGSDFHDPEESYIDLGTLPHLPDHLTPVWSLFH; encoded by the coding sequence ATGACTAGCAATTCCAGCCTAAACGCAGATTTACACTGCCACTCCGTTGTTTCTGATGGCACGCTCACGCCTGAGCAGTTGGCTGAACGCGCCTATGCTAACGGAGTGCGTTTATGGGCATTGACCGATCATGATGAGCTGGGTGGCCAAGCGAGGGCACAGATTGCTGCAAGCGCACTGGGTATGGACTATTTACCTGGGGTCGAGATTTCGGTAACTTGGATGGGGCAAACCATCCATATCGTTGGCCTAGGCATTGATGCTAGCCATACAGGGATTCTAGAGGGCTTGCGTCGCACTCGCGAAGGACGCGGTAATCGCGCGAAGCAGATGGCCGAACAATTATTGAAAGCTGGGATACCTGGTGCCTATGAAGGTGCATTGCTTTTTGCGGGTAACCAAGAACTGATTTCTCGTACCCACTTTGCACGCTTTCTGGTGGAGCAGGGCATTTGCAAAGATACTGACCAGGTCTTTAAAAGATATCTGGTGGAAGACAAGCCGGGTTATGTGCCGCACCTCTGGGCAACACTAGATGATGCGGTTGCCTGGATTAAAAGGGCGGGGGGTGCTGCTGTGATTGCGCATCCTGGCCGTTACAAACTGAACGCTATGCAGATGGATGAACTCTACAAGCACTTTAAAGAAATCGGCGGCATGGCCATTGAAGTCATTACTGGCAGTCATAGTCCGAATCAATATCAAACCTATGGCAAGATTGCTCAGCATTATGGATTTTTAGCTTCTCGTGGGTCCGATTTTCATGACCCAGAGGAAAGTTATATTGACCTTGGTACCTTGCCACATTTGCCGGATCATTTGACTCCAGTATGGTCGCTGTTTCATTAA
- a CDS encoding tryptophan--tRNA ligase, producing the protein MFAERVLSGMRPTGSLHLGHYHGVLKNWVRLQSEYPCYFFVADWHALTTHYETPDVIEKSVWDMVIDWLACGVDPNQATLFIQSKVPEHAELFLLLAMGTPLGWLERVPTYKDQIEKLKEKDLQTYGFLGYPLLQAADILMYRAQFVPVGEDQVPHVEMTREVARRFNYLYGREPGFEEKALEAVKKLGSKRAKMYAELRIAFQERGDEEALEQAQALLQEAQSLSMADRERLFGFLEGARKIILPEPQALLTSASRMPGIDGQKMSKSYGNTISIREKPEEVIRSIRTMPTDPARVRRTDPGDPARCPVWQLHTVYSNEDTKTWVQKECQSAGIGCLECKQPVIDAILAEQQPMFERAQKYLDDPSLLRSIIADGSDKARKVAQETMREVRESMGLAYD; encoded by the coding sequence ATGTTTGCAGAACGTGTTCTCTCTGGCATGCGACCAACAGGTAGCTTGCACCTCGGCCATTACCATGGTGTTTTAAAGAACTGGGTTCGCTTACAGTCCGAGTATCCCTGCTACTTTTTTGTCGCAGACTGGCACGCCTTAACTACCCATTACGAAACTCCAGATGTGATCGAGAAATCGGTTTGGGATATGGTGATTGACTGGTTAGCATGTGGTGTAGATCCGAACCAAGCAACTTTATTTATCCAGAGCAAAGTGCCGGAGCATGCAGAGCTATTTCTATTGCTGGCGATGGGTACTCCTTTGGGTTGGTTGGAGCGCGTGCCAACGTATAAAGATCAAATCGAAAAACTCAAAGAGAAAGATTTACAGACTTACGGTTTCTTGGGTTACCCCTTGTTGCAAGCTGCTGATATTTTGATGTACCGCGCTCAGTTTGTGCCGGTGGGCGAAGATCAAGTGCCACACGTGGAGATGACTCGTGAAGTTGCGCGTCGTTTTAACTATCTCTATGGACGCGAGCCTGGCTTTGAAGAGAAAGCCTTGGAGGCGGTTAAAAAATTGGGTAGTAAGCGCGCCAAAATGTATGCTGAATTGCGTATCGCTTTTCAGGAGCGGGGCGATGAAGAAGCTCTAGAGCAAGCTCAAGCACTATTACAAGAAGCGCAAAGTTTGTCGATGGCTGATCGCGAGAGACTGTTTGGTTTCTTAGAAGGTGCTCGCAAAATTATTCTGCCAGAACCACAAGCTTTGTTAACTTCGGCTTCCCGCATGCCGGGTATCGATGGACAGAAGATGTCCAAGTCTTACGGTAATACGATTAGCATTCGCGAAAAACCTGAAGAAGTGATTCGCTCAATCCGCACTATGCCAACCGATCCTGCCAGGGTGCGTAGAACTGATCCAGGTGATCCTGCGCGTTGTCCTGTGTGGCAACTTCATACGGTGTACTCGAACGAAGACACCAAAACTTGGGTTCAAAAAGAATGCCAATCTGCAGGTATCGGTTGCTTAGAGTGCAAGCAGCCTGTAATTGATGCCATTCTTGCCGAACAGCAGCCCATGTTTGAGCGCGCCCAGAAATACTTGGATGACCCAAGCTTATTGCGCTCCATCATTGCTGATGGTTCCGATAAAGCGCGTAAGGTTGCTCAAGAAACCATGCGCGAGGTCCGAGAGTCCATGGGCTTGGCTTACGACTGA
- a CDS encoding bifunctional 2-polyprenyl-6-hydroxyphenol methylase/3-demethylubiquinol 3-O-methyltransferase UbiG, which yields MHDAIANASPWVKRFAAAIPTEGVALDLACGSGRHTSLLASLGHRILAVDQDISAIEPLKSDAVQIQKLDLEGSVLPLLGQRFSGIVVTNYLYRPFLEELPKMLSEGGVLIYETFADGNAVFGKPSNPNFLLNSGELLALAERSGLKVIAYEDIYLDQPKPAMIQRICAVKGHLKGCIPLQFVG from the coding sequence ATGCATGATGCAATCGCAAATGCTTCGCCTTGGGTGAAGCGTTTTGCTGCAGCAATCCCAACAGAAGGGGTAGCTCTTGACCTGGCCTGTGGCTCCGGTCGACATACTAGCTTGCTTGCTTCTTTAGGTCATCGCATTCTGGCAGTTGACCAAGATATTTCGGCTATTGAGCCCCTGAAAAGTGATGCTGTTCAAATCCAAAAACTCGACCTAGAGGGCTCAGTTTTGCCCTTGCTAGGCCAGCGGTTTTCAGGAATTGTGGTGACGAACTATCTTTATCGACCATTTTTAGAAGAGTTGCCCAAAATGCTATCTGAGGGTGGCGTACTCATCTATGAGACCTTTGCCGATGGGAATGCGGTATTCGGTAAACCTTCAAACCCCAATTTCTTGCTAAATTCAGGGGAATTGCTGGCTTTGGCAGAGCGTTCAGGTCTGAAAGTGATTGCCTATGAGGATATTTATCTCGATCAACCTAAACCAGCGATGATTCAGCGGATTTGTGCCGTAAAAGGGCATTTAAAAGGGTGCATTCCGTTACAATTTGTTGGTTAA
- the dapA gene encoding 4-hydroxy-tetrahydrodipicolinate synthase, which yields MPAIVTPMFEDGSLDFPALRSLLDWHVAEGSDGIVIVGTSGESPTVSVEEHCELIKVTVDHIAGRIPVIAGTGGNSTTEAIELTNFAKSVGADASLQVVPYYNKPTQDGMYAHFKKIAESVDLPVILYNVPGRTVADLAGETTVRLAGVPGIIGIKDATGSIERGTLLLADLQRAGHQDFSVFSGDDLSAAMLMLMGGKGNISVTANIAPRLMHELCQAAMSDNVVKTRAIQYQLLAVHKAMFTEANPIPVKWALHQMGKVTSGIRLPLTPLSVALREPLKTALKQAGLL from the coding sequence ATGCCTGCGATTGTGACGCCAATGTTCGAGGATGGAAGTCTGGATTTTCCGGCTTTACGTTCCTTGCTCGATTGGCATGTAGCCGAAGGTTCTGATGGCATTGTGATTGTTGGTACTAGTGGAGAGTCTCCCACGGTATCCGTAGAAGAACATTGTGAGCTCATTAAAGTGACTGTTGATCATATTGCTGGGCGTATTCCAGTGATCGCTGGCACTGGTGGTAATTCCACTACTGAGGCAATCGAGCTAACTAATTTTGCCAAGTCGGTTGGCGCTGATGCCAGTCTGCAGGTGGTGCCTTATTACAATAAGCCAACCCAAGATGGCATGTATGCCCATTTTAAGAAGATTGCAGAGTCGGTTGATCTGCCTGTAATTCTGTATAACGTTCCCGGTAGAACCGTTGCTGATCTTGCTGGCGAGACTACTGTGCGCCTAGCAGGAGTTCCAGGCATCATCGGCATCAAAGATGCTACCGGAAGTATTGAGCGCGGCACTTTGTTATTAGCCGATCTCCAGCGTGCTGGGCACCAAGACTTTTCCGTATTTTCTGGCGATGATCTGAGTGCAGCAATGCTGATGCTGATGGGTGGCAAGGGCAATATTTCTGTAACGGCTAATATTGCACCCCGTTTGATGCATGAGCTGTGTCAGGCTGCAATGTCCGATAATGTCGTCAAGACGCGCGCGATTCAATATCAATTACTGGCTGTACATAAAGCCATGTTTACTGAGGCAAATCCAATTCCTGTGAAATGGGCCCTACATCAAATGGGTAAAGTGACCTCAGGTATTCGATTACCTTTAACCCCTTTGAGTGTTGCCTTACGCGAACCTTTGAAGACTGCATTAAAACAGGCTGGCTTACTATGA